The Propionispora hippei DSM 15287 genome includes a window with the following:
- the lgt gene encoding prolipoprotein diacylglyceryl transferase translates to MHQYLFFIGDFPIRAYGLILSLSIILATGTAYYFAKQDGRWHQHVPDMGIYCGIAGIVGARLWDVFFFDWGYYHNHLLEIPFVWQGGMAIQGGVFLGAIVGYLYTKRHQIDTWAFADIVAAPAIILGQALGRAANLLNGDAFGHPTGGNFGILYPSTTLAHQVYGAQPLWPAEIWESQLDMVIFVLLLLFRTTNHAKGQVFILYAVLYSTARFFLEYLRGDYGTLLLGLKSAQLTSLAVILVGVGLFIWVGKYGTPIEEPKKTTKR, encoded by the coding sequence ATGCACCAGTATTTGTTTTTTATCGGCGACTTTCCCATCCGGGCCTATGGTCTGATCCTGAGCCTTAGCATCATATTGGCAACAGGCACAGCTTACTATTTTGCCAAACAGGACGGACGTTGGCATCAGCACGTCCCTGATATGGGAATTTACTGCGGCATCGCCGGCATTGTCGGCGCCCGCTTATGGGATGTATTTTTCTTTGACTGGGGTTACTATCACAATCATTTGCTGGAAATTCCATTTGTCTGGCAAGGAGGCATGGCTATCCAAGGCGGCGTTTTTCTAGGTGCCATAGTCGGGTACCTTTATACCAAGCGGCATCAGATTGATACCTGGGCTTTTGCCGACATTGTCGCCGCTCCGGCCATTATCCTCGGTCAGGCGCTGGGCCGGGCCGCCAATCTGTTAAACGGCGATGCCTTCGGACATCCCACAGGCGGCAACTTTGGCATTCTCTACCCTTCTACCACACTGGCCCATCAGGTATATGGAGCACAGCCCCTATGGCCGGCCGAAATATGGGAAAGTCAGTTGGACATGGTGATCTTCGTGCTGCTGCTGCTTTTCCGTACGACCAATCACGCCAAGGGCCAGGTATTTATCCTGTATGCGGTGCTTTATTCCACCGCCCGTTTTTTCCTGGAATATCTGCGCGGTGATTACGGTACCTTACTGCTGGGGTTAAAATCGGCACAGCTTACCAGTTTGGCAGTGATTTTGGTTGGAGTCGGCCTGTTTATCTGGGTAGGCAAATATGGGACACCTATTGAGGAACCAAAAAAAACAACCAAAAGATAA